The genomic window GGCACCACTATCCATATCCTCGTCCTTCATGTAAGAAAGGCCGAAGGTCGTCTGGGAAAAATCAGCTTGTTCAAATCGGGTCCAAAAACGTTGATCCAATTCCTTCATGTCTTTTTGGCTCACTCCTCCTGTCTGAAGGTGCAAGACATCAAAGCTGGTCGGGAAAACTCCTGGTGCCTCCAGTCGACCCCGCCGTGCGATGGTTCCTAGATTGGTCAAGGGTTTTCCGACTACAATTCCTTTGGGCTCAAAGTGAGAGCCATAATAGAGGGCTGGGAAGGTTCCCATTGACAGCCCAGATAGGATCAAGTCACTTCTATCCAAGCCTAGATAGTCTAGATAGTGTTGGATCGTTGCTTGTATGCTGTCTTCTAATTCCTCAGTTCCTAGGTAAAAGGCTCCTCCTTCTAATCGAGGGTCCGAAAAGAGGAGAAAGGGGCATCTGAGATTCTTCATCATCCAGTAACCCTCAAAACCTTCCGCCGGACGGTAACCTGAGAAATAGACTGCTAGAGGTGGCTTGAAATCCCCTGGGTGAAAGAAATAGTTGATTTCCTCACGTTTTTTGTCATGTAGGATATTGCCTCCGAGAACAAACTTTCCAAACTGTTTCCGGCTCCAGCGTTGGTGGAGATTGCCGATGTTGACCTTTCCCTGACCACGCGCTTCAAGAGAAATGCTCAGATAAGCGTCATAGTCTTGCTCCACAATGATTGCTGAGGCAAAGTCTACTTCCTCAAGGAGAATGTCCTGTTTTATCTCTGAGATAGCCCCTGTTGGAATTTTTCGCAAACGCAGGCGCAAGTCCACTGGTCCACTCTTTTCATATTCGAGCCAGAGTTCGATTGGCGAATGGGCTTGGACAGTCTGATTATAGGCCCAAGAGGCTAGCTGGGTATTGGTCTTGCCAAATTCTCCTTCTAACTCCAGGTGCTCAAATCCTTGATAGGAGATGGAGCCTTGAAAACTCGGGTGAATCCGTATCGTAGCTGGGCTCAGCTTGTCCCCATAACCACCTTCAAAGAGAGAGGTGGAAAGGTCTCGAACAAAGCCCTGTCGGTCTGACAGGTCCATCGCCTGCATGCAGTGCTGTTTGATGAGGTTTTGAAGACCTTCATCCTGACTTGCAAACTGTTCTGGATAGAAAACTGTATAGGGTTCCAAGCTAGATGCAAAAGGCAGCAAATCTACTAGATAAGCCCCATCCGTGAGAATGACAGCATGAAAGTGATCTAAGTCATTCTCATCCATGATTTTCTGGATGGCAGACGGTGTGTTGGGAGGGACATGATACCAGTCTAGTTGGGCTGGTAGGGCAAGTGTATCTCGCCAATCCTCTGGACCGATTTGCAAGATCTTATACTTCTTTTCCATAAGTCACCTCCTCCAACCACTTTTCTAGCTTGATTAGGAATTGCTCCCCGGTATGTTCCTTTATCTTTTCAATCGAATGGATCAGAGCATCATTCCACACCTGCAGGCTATCGAGATAGTAATGGGCCGCCTGAGCAAAATCAGCAGTGTTTTCCAACAGATAGCCATTCTTCTGATGGCTGACATACTCTGTTTTGACCCTGTTGATTTGAGGGATACCGGCACTAATGCCTGCTATCTGGGTATAGAGGAGAGGCTGCCTGTTCAAATCGACAATCAAACGAACAAATTCCAGCTGCTTGATTAACTCCGATTCATCCTTCATATTGACAAACGAATAGCGCTTGCTCTGATGGCGATTGTCCTCAAGCGGATTTTCAGCTCCTTGGTAATCAACTTCCTTCTCCAGTTCCTGGTCTTGAAACTGCTCTGCAATTATCTCAGAAACACGTGTTTCCAGCTGCTTCATTTTTTCTTGACTAGCAGCAAAGGCTCCAAAGACCAGCTCTGTATCTTTGTTTTCAGAAAGAAAATGCAGGACCTGATAGAGCGCTTGGTCGTCTATCCCCTGCTCAAAGTCCAGTTGATAGTAGAGGAGCGACTCCTTCCGAGTCTGGCTCTTTCCTAGCTCCAAGCGGGTATCAAAAGGCGATAAATGGCGAAACTTATCTGCTTGATTTGGAAAGGCAGACTGAGTCAAGTGCAAGGTGTCCTCTCTATCAACCAGAACAAGGTCCACCTTATCCAGCAGACCTGCCAGTTGCGGTAATTGCTCTTGAGGATTTCGTCCGATAAAAAGGCTGAGAACCTTGGTGGTTTGATGAGGCAATCGTTCTAAAAGGAAAGCATTGTGCTGGTCACATGCAGGCAGAAAATAGGTCGCTCCTTCCTCAGGGAGTTGAGCTATTTTCTTCTCAAAAAACTCCGCAATCAATTCTCCCATATCTCGGTAGGCCTCTTTTTGAAAACGAAAAGCAAAGATAGGATTGACCTCGATACGGCCCCCATCTTGCAAATACTCTCTAAACTGCCACAGTCCCTTGGGATTGAGGTAGTCTTGGTAAATCGCCTGACCGTCTTCGTAGTAAATCACACTGGAAACCAGCCCCCGATCATCCATCAGGTAGTTGGCAGACAAAAGCCCATCTTCCTTGAAATACTGAATCGTACTGATAAAACCTTCTATCCCATGCTCTACCTGGGCATAGGGCTTGCCATCCTTCAGCACCAGAATAGTAAAGGGACTGTAAACAAACTCGCAGTCCTCTTCCCACTCAATATCTCTGAGTTGCAAGACCTGCGGTCGAATCTCATGAAAATCCTGCAATTCATCAAATAAGGAATAAACCTGTGCTTCTAAAATACCTTGGCGATGGAGAAAATAGCGCAGATGAGGCTGATAGGACAAAAGGAGGACCTGTGTAGGAATCCCTTGGCGTTGCGTTAAGCGAATCTGATTGAAGGTGTCATCAAATTCTAGCTTAAAATGAGAAAAATACCAAGGTGTCAAATCAGCATGCCAGGGACGTTCCTTGCCATACCAGGCTGGGATAAAGTAATACATCAAAACCTCCTAGAATAGTGGCCGATACCTTTCATTTAGTCTGAGCGCTTGCAGTTCGTCGTGAATCGTAAAGAGCATGCCACTCAAAATTAAAAAGAGTCCGGGAAGCATGCTGACTTTTAACAAACTCTCATCCTTCAAGACAAACAAGATCGGAAGTCCAGCCAAGGTAACGTTAAAGACTGCACCTATCAGTGCAAATCGGAGAACCAAGCGATTGATAAAGCGACTGGTATCCTCACCAGGATAGACCCCGTAGATGTAATCTCCTGATTGCTTCATCCGATCTGCGATCTGTTGACCACTCACATTGACAAAGGCAAAGGCAATGCTAAAGACAAAGAGGATAAGGATATAAGCGTATATCCATAAGGGTTTCCCCATCGCATACTGCTCCAGTAGGGCAGGGTAGAGGGGATTTCCCTTATCCAGATATTGAAGTAAGAGCAAGAGATAAGAAGGCAAGCCCATGAGACTCATCACATACATATAAGGCATGCCACCCGCAGGATTGAGCATGATTTCCAAATAGGAATAGCGTTTAAAGCGAGAATGAAGCCCGATTTTATTGATAGGGATGCGGTATCGCGCTCGGTAAAAGAGAACGACTAGATAGGTAAAGAGAACACCAAGTATCAGCAATAGGAAAAGCAACCAAGGGGATACCTTGTACACTTGGACCGATTGGATGATATCTTGTGGGAGTGATATCACCATACTGGCCAATAAAATAACGATCGGGCCTCCAACTCCGATAGACGCATTGATGTCCGACAGCCAAACTAAGAAAAAGGTCCCCGCAACCAAAAGGCTGGTATTGAGAAGAAAGACCAAGAAGGGATTATAGGGAGCTTGGACAGGAAGGTTTGTTGTCAAGGCCAAGGCCTGAATCAAGGCAATCCCTAGCGTCAAGTACATTTTCCGTCTATCTTGGACTTCCGAAGAAACTGAGTTTAAGCCCAGCTT from Streptococcus oralis includes these protein-coding regions:
- the asp2 gene encoding accessory Sec system protein Asp2; translation: MEKKYKILQIGPEDWRDTLALPAQLDWYHVPPNTPSAIQKIMDENDLDHFHAVILTDGAYLVDLLPFASSLEPYTVFYPEQFASQDEGLQNLIKQHCMQAMDLSDRQGFVRDLSTSLFEGGYGDKLSPATIRIHPSFQGSISYQGFEHLELEGEFGKTNTQLASWAYNQTVQAHSPIELWLEYEKSGPVDLRLRLRKIPTGAISEIKQDILLEEVDFASAIIVEQDYDAYLSISLEARGQGKVNIGNLHQRWSRKQFGKFVLGGNILHDKKREEINYFFHPGDFKPPLAVYFSGYRPAEGFEGYWMMKNLRCPFLLFSDPRLEGGAFYLGTEELEDSIQATIQHYLDYLGLDRSDLILSGLSMGTFPALYYGSHFEPKGIVVGKPLTNLGTIARRGRLEAPGVFPTSFDVLHLQTGGVSQKDMKELDQRFWTRFEQADFSQTTFGLSYMKDEDMDSGAYDQLVETLCQTGAKILSKGTAGRHNDDTGTNVAWFIHFYKMILEEYGRGET
- the asp1 gene encoding accessory Sec system protein Asp1 gives rise to the protein MYYFIPAWYGKERPWHADLTPWYFSHFKLEFDDTFNQIRLTQRQGIPTQVLLLSYQPHLRYFLHRQGILEAQVYSLFDELQDFHEIRPQVLQLRDIEWEEDCEFVYSPFTILVLKDGKPYAQVEHGIEGFISTIQYFKEDGLLSANYLMDDRGLVSSVIYYEDGQAIYQDYLNPKGLWQFREYLQDGGRIEVNPIFAFRFQKEAYRDMGELIAEFFEKKIAQLPEEGATYFLPACDQHNAFLLERLPHQTTKVLSLFIGRNPQEQLPQLAGLLDKVDLVLVDREDTLHLTQSAFPNQADKFRHLSPFDTRLELGKSQTRKESLLYYQLDFEQGIDDQALYQVLHFLSENKDTELVFGAFAASQEKMKQLETRVSEIIAEQFQDQELEKEVDYQGAENPLEDNRHQSKRYSFVNMKDESELIKQLEFVRLIVDLNRQPLLYTQIAGISAGIPQINRVKTEYVSHQKNGYLLENTADFAQAAHYYLDSLQVWNDALIHSIEKIKEHTGEQFLIKLEKWLEEVTYGKEV